A genomic region of Cannabis sativa cultivar Pink pepper isolate KNU-18-1 chromosome 1, ASM2916894v1, whole genome shotgun sequence contains the following coding sequences:
- the LOC115706558 gene encoding uncharacterized protein LOC115706558 produces the protein MAKPSSELIKALLSPTAVISKDLSPEVVDRVLIFLSNVGAAKPIPDHCNTKGFFSDVITAVLKPLTVSPGHITCLLTVKPAVANFYGSLHGGALAAVAEAISIACAKTVLGDDKEFFLGEQSMSYLSAAPVDAEVIANAQVVRSGRNLTVISIDFKLRKTQKLVYTARATFYNMPVSKL, from the exons ATGGCGAAGCCTTCCTCCGAGTTGATTAAGGCGTTACTCTCTCCCACAGCGGTGATCTCCAAGGACCTTTCTCCCGAAGTCGTTGACCGAGTTCTGATTTTTCTCTCCAACGTCGGCGCCGCAAAACCCATTCCCGATCACTGCAACACCAAAGGTTTCTTTTCCGACGTCATCACCGCCGTACTTAAACCCCTCACTGTTTCCCCTGGACACATCACCTGCCTCCTCACCGTCAAACCCGCCGTCGCT AACTTCTATGGATCGCTTCATGGAGGAGCTCTGGCAGCTGTAGCCGAGGCGATCTCCATAGCTTGTGCTAAAACGGTTTTAGGTGACGATAAGGAATTTTTTCTTGGTGAACAGAGCATGTCTTATCTCTCTGCTGCTCCAGTCGAT GCAGAGGTAATTGCTAATGCACAAGTGGTGAGAAGTGGAAGGAATTTGACTGTAATATCAATTGATTTTAAATTGAGGAAAACCCAGAAGCTGGTCTATACAGCTCGCGCCACCTTCTATAACATGCCTGTTTCTAAATTATGA
- the LOC115707599 gene encoding disease resistance protein RGA5-like, translated as MKQKITVSVRMSCGKCRTKAMKIAAVESGVNSVQMAGDKDQVIVIGEVDSVRLTRSLRKKFGSATLVSVEQVNN; from the exons ATGAAG CAAAAGATAACTGTGAGTGTGCGGATGAGCTGTGGCAAATGCAGGACCAAAGCCATGAAAATTGCTGCAGTTGAATCAG GAGTAAACTCAGTACAGATGGCAGGGGACAAAGATCAAGTGATAGTAATTGGAGAAGTTGATTCAGTTAGATTGACTCGATCTCTAAGGAAGAAGTTTGGGTCTGCAACCTTAGTTAGTGTAGAAcaagtaaataattaa
- the LOC115707423 gene encoding tubulin-folding cofactor A, whose product MATLRSLKIKTSTCKRLVKELHSYEKEVESEAAKTAKMKENGADPYDLKQQENVLGESRMMIPDCRKRLESSLADLKATLAELEELNQKEGAEIEDARTTISQVEKLFPTSSTSESEVL is encoded by the exons ATGGCAACACTAAGAAGTTTGAAGATCAAAACAAGTACTTGTAAACGCCTAGTGAAAGAGCTTCATTCTTATGAGAAAGAGGTCGAGAGTGAGGCTGCCAAGACTGCCAAGATGAAGGAAAATGGAGCCGACCCTTATGATCTGAAGCAACAG GAAAATGTGTTGGGAGAATCAAGGATGATGATTCCTGATTGTAGAAAGCGGCTGGAGTCATCCTTAGCTGACCTTAAAGCTACTTTGGCAGAGTTAGAAGAGTTGAATCAGAAGGAAGGTGCAGAAATTGAAGATGCTCGGACCACTATTTCCCAAGTTGAGAAACTGTTTCCAACAAGCTCAACTTCAGAATCTGAAGTATTGTGA
- the LOC115706557 gene encoding cell division protein FtsY homolog, chloroplastic, with protein sequence MAVSCPSSLSHISLCSNSQSARLLLTRPDKSRFKCSASQTGFFTRLGRLIKEKAKNDVEKIFSGFSKTRDNLAVVDELLLYWNLADTDKVLDELEEALLVSDFGPRITIKIVESLRENILAGKLKSGSEIKDALKKCVLDLLTKKDSKSELQLGFRKPAVVMVVGVNGGGKTTSLGKLAHRLKKEGAKVLMAAGDTFRAAASDQLEIWAERTGCEIVVAEGEKAKASSVLSQAVKRGKLEDYDIVLCDTSGRLHTNYSLMEELISCKKAVGKVLPGAPNEILQVLDGTTGLNMLPQAREFNDVVGITGLILTKLDGSARGGCVVSVVDELGIPVKFVGVGEGVEDLQPFDAEAFVNAIFP encoded by the exons ATGGCTGTTTCATGTCCATCTTCTCTCTCTCATATCTCACTCTGCTCAAATTCACAGTCTGCTCGGCTCCTGCTGACCCGACCCGATAAATCCCGGTTCAAATGCAGTGCTAGCCAGACCGGGTTCTTCACCCGGTTGGGTCGACTGATAAAGGAGAAAGCTAAGAATGATGTTGAGAAGATTTTCTCCGGCTTTTCCAAGACTCGGGACAACCTCGCCGTCGTAGACGAGCTCCTCCTATACTGGAACCTTGCCGACACCGACAAAGTGCTGGACGAACTCGAAGAG GCTCTGCTGGTATCTGATTTTGGACCAAGAATTACGATAAAAATTGTGGAAAGCTTAAGGGAGAACATACTGGCCGGGAAGTTGAAATCAGGAAGCGAAATTAAG GATGCATTGAAGAAGTGTGTGCTGGACTTGCTGACTAAGAAGGACAGCAAAAGTGAACTTCAGCTTGGATTCAG GAAACCGGCAGTTGTTATGGTTGTTGGTGTTAATGGAGGTGGCAAGACGACATCTCTTg GGAAGTTGGCTCATAGATTGAAGAAAGAAGGGGCAAAG GTACTGATGGCAGCAGGGGATACATTTCGAGCAGCTGCTAGTGATCAGCTGGAGATATGGGCCGAGAGGACTGGCTGTGAAATAGTTGTGGCTGAAGGAGAAAAGGCCAAAGCATCATCAG TTCTTTCTCAGGCCGTGAAGAGAGGGAAACTAGAGGATTATGATATTGTCTTGTGTGACACCTCAGGAC GTCTTCACACTAATTACAGTCTCATGGAAGAGTTGATATCATGTAAGAAAGCTGTTGGAAAAGTTCTCCCTGGGGCTCCTAAT GAGATTCTTCAAGTTCTGGATGGAACAACTGGTTTAAACATGCTTCCACAAGCAAGAGAATTCAACGAT GTTGTTGGAATTACTGGTTTGATATTAACAAAACTTGATGGTTCTGCAAGAGGTGGCTGTGTGGTAAGTGTAGTAGATGAGCTTGGCATACCAGTGAAGTTCGTTGGTGTTGGTGAAGGTGTTGAAGACCTCCAACCATTTGATGCAGAAGCCTTTGTTAATGCTATATTTCCTTAG